DNA sequence from the Nitrospinota bacterium genome:
TCCAAGACATATGCCATGCCCGGCTGGCGCGTGGGATTCTGCGTGGGGAACCCGGAGATCGTGGGCGCCCTGCAAAGGATAAAGGGATATCTGGACTATGGGATGTTCCAGCCGATACAGATCGCAAGCATCATAGCGCTAAACGGCCCGCAGGAGTGCGTGGAGGAGATACGGCAGGTTTACCAGGACCGGCGCGACGTGCTGGTGGAGGGCTTGAACCGGATCGGCTGGAAAGTGGAGAAACCGAAGGCCACCATGTTCGTATGGGCCGAGATACCGGATGAGTTCAAGAAAATGGGATCACTGGAGTTTTCCAAGCTGCTGTTGACCAAGGCGAAAGTGGCGGTGACCCCCGGCATCGGCTTTGGCGACGGAGGGGACAATTTCGTCCGCTTCGCCCTGGTGGAAAACGAGCATCGGACACGCCAGGCCATACGCGGCATCCGCGAAGCGATACGGCAGGGCTGATGGACTCGGTGCGGCTTGGGCTAATCGGGCTTGGCACGGTCGGGTGCGGAGTCATCAACCTTCTGGCCAAACACGGGCAAACGCTGGCGGACCGCTCCGGCGTAAAGCTTAAGATCACCCGCGCCGCCGCAAAAGGTTTTTCCAAAAAACGGGACGCGGACCTCGCCGGTATCGCCCTATCCATGGACCCGTTCGAAATTGTCCAGGCAAAGGATGTAGACATCGTCATCGAGGTGATGGGGGGAGAAAATCCGGCGCTGGAGCTTATCCTTGAGGCCATAAAAAACGGCAAGCATGTGGTCACCGCCAACAAAAGGCTTCTGGCGGTCCATGGCGAGAAAATCTACAAGGCTGTGGAAGACGCCGGGGTGGAGCTTGGGTTCGAGGCGGCAGTGGCCGGGGCTGTGCCGGTCATACGGTCCATCCGGGAGGCTTTCGCCGCGAACAAGATCGAGGCTGTGCACGGCATAATCAACGGCACTTCCAACTACATACTCTCCCGCATGAAAGATGAGGGGAAACCCTTCGGCGAAATATTAAAGGACGCGCAGGAGCTAGGGTATGCCGAGGCGGACCCTACGTTCGACGTGGAGGGGATAGATTCGGCCCACAAGATCGCTGTGCTGGCGGCATTGGCCTTCCAGACGCCGGTGGACTTCGCCGGAGTGTACACCGAGGGGATAAGCAAGATCACCCCGGAAGACA
Encoded proteins:
- a CDS encoding homoserine dehydrogenase, producing MDSVRLGLIGLGTVGCGVINLLAKHGQTLADRSGVKLKITRAAAKGFSKKRDADLAGIALSMDPFEIVQAKDVDIVIEVMGGENPALELILEAIKNGKHVVTANKRLLAVHGEKIYKAVEDAGVELGFEAAVAGAVPVIRSIREAFAANKIEAVHGIINGTSNYILSRMKDEGKPFGEILKDAQELGYAEADPTFDVEGIDSAHKIAVLAALAFQTPVDFAGVYTEGISKITPEDIGMAKEFGYTIKLLAIAKRVNDSIDVRVHPAMIPSSHPMANVNGPLNAVEVIGDSAGVNMLVGPGAGAGPTASAVMGDALDIAARMARGTAGKRPPLAIPSAMRKKIKMRPIGEARSRYYIRFSVPDRPGVLAQLAGALGESGISIASMIQRGREENTPVSVVMTTHVAVESDLRKALAKVDTLKVNAAPAMVIRMEGE